One window of the Streptomyces sp. TS71-3 genome contains the following:
- a CDS encoding carbohydrate ABC transporter permease, with protein sequence MTGRSVRGVLVALISLVWLVPTWLVVVNAFTPAGQYTGSPRWWFSAPGFLGNVRTAFTSADVGRGLLNTLLYAVVGGAVAVVVAALASFAVVVMPVRRPAVWFWAIFIGTVLPLQTFLSPLFTGFARTGLYDTQYGMVLVYVALTIPFAFFVNRNFMLTVPREISEAAQLDGMNWLQMFLRIHLPLARSALLAAFIFQFTWIWNDLLFGITLSLSPNVRPVMATLADLNGNYGTVGPPVVLAGALVASVPTVVLFFVFQRFFVNSLRLTS encoded by the coding sequence ATGACCGGGAGGTCCGTCCGGGGCGTCCTGGTCGCCCTGATATCGCTCGTGTGGCTGGTGCCGACCTGGCTGGTCGTCGTCAACGCGTTCACACCCGCCGGGCAGTACACCGGCTCACCACGCTGGTGGTTCTCCGCTCCGGGATTCCTCGGCAATGTCCGCACCGCGTTCACCAGCGCCGACGTCGGCCGGGGGCTCCTCAACACGCTCCTGTACGCGGTGGTCGGCGGGGCGGTGGCGGTGGTGGTCGCCGCGCTCGCCTCGTTCGCCGTCGTCGTGATGCCTGTGCGCCGGCCCGCGGTCTGGTTCTGGGCCATCTTCATCGGCACCGTACTGCCGTTGCAGACCTTCCTGTCCCCGCTGTTCACCGGGTTCGCCAGGACCGGCCTGTACGACACGCAGTACGGCATGGTGCTGGTCTACGTCGCGCTGACCATCCCGTTCGCCTTCTTCGTCAACCGGAACTTCATGCTGACGGTGCCGCGGGAGATCTCCGAGGCGGCTCAGCTCGACGGCATGAACTGGCTTCAGATGTTCCTCCGCATCCACCTGCCGCTGGCCAGGAGCGCGCTGCTGGCCGCGTTCATCTTCCAGTTCACCTGGATATGGAACGACCTGCTGTTCGGGATCACGCTCTCGCTGAGCCCCAACGTGCGGCCGGTGATGGCGACGCTGGCCGACCTCAACGGCAACTACGGCACCGTCGGGCCGCCCGTGGTGCTGGCCGGTGCGCTCGTCGCGTCGGTGCCGACCGTGGTGCTCTTCTTCGTGTTCCAGCGGTTCTTCGTCAACAGCCTCCGGCTCACGTCCTGA
- a CDS encoding carbohydrate ABC transporter permease, which yields MDVVTHAAKAAPPTEPRTSAAPTSTARSGEFRRAAAVGAFLLPAVALIVALLVVPFAVTAGRSLFDDNGISARFVGLSNYVALFTDPDFARSLLNTVCWVVGTLVLPVLLGLVLAALTNSVRWGVVARTAVVIPYALSGSATALLWTFLLRSDGAVNQTLGAIGLGGWQQEWLLHWPLNTIVMIVATTWQATGASLILFLIGLQTIPVDTIEAARLDGAQGMQLFLRVIVPQLRPMTVVVVGMSIVNSLKTFDIVWLLTQGGPGTDSETLALTMYRQTFTLNRYGYGAAVSVVLTVVVIAASWLYLRRQVQPRWGEVS from the coding sequence GTGGACGTCGTAACCCATGCCGCCAAGGCGGCACCCCCGACAGAACCACGTACGTCCGCGGCGCCCACGTCCACGGCGCGATCCGGTGAGTTCCGCCGAGCCGCCGCGGTGGGTGCCTTCCTGCTGCCGGCCGTCGCACTGATCGTCGCACTGCTGGTGGTGCCGTTCGCGGTCACCGCGGGGCGCAGCCTGTTCGACGACAACGGCATCAGCGCCCGCTTCGTGGGCCTGTCCAACTACGTCGCGCTCTTCACCGACCCCGACTTCGCCCGGTCCCTGCTGAACACGGTGTGCTGGGTGGTGGGCACGCTGGTGCTGCCCGTGCTGCTCGGCCTCGTCCTCGCGGCGCTGACCAACTCGGTGCGCTGGGGCGTGGTGGCCCGTACCGCGGTGGTCATCCCGTACGCGCTGTCGGGCTCCGCGACGGCGTTGCTGTGGACGTTCCTGCTGAGGAGCGACGGGGCCGTCAACCAGACGCTGGGCGCCATCGGACTCGGCGGCTGGCAGCAGGAGTGGCTGCTGCACTGGCCGCTGAACACGATCGTGATGATCGTGGCCACGACCTGGCAGGCGACCGGCGCCTCGCTGATCCTGTTCCTGATCGGGCTCCAGACCATCCCGGTGGACACCATCGAGGCCGCGCGCCTCGACGGCGCGCAGGGCATGCAGCTGTTCCTCCGGGTGATCGTGCCGCAGCTGCGGCCGATGACCGTCGTGGTGGTGGGCATGTCCATCGTCAACAGCCTCAAGACCTTCGACATCGTCTGGCTGCTGACCCAGGGCGGGCCGGGCACGGACTCCGAGACGCTGGCCCTGACGATGTACCGGCAGACCTTCACCCTCAACCGGTACGGCTACGGCGCGGCGGTCTCCGTCGTGCTGACGGTCGTCGTCATCGCCGCGTCCTGGCTCTACCTGCGCCGGCAGGTGCAACCGCGCTGGGGGGAGGTCTCATGA
- a CDS encoding ABC transporter substrate-binding protein codes for MQSIDTPPPVSRRAALTSGLVGVAGLALGACGQGSLTRPAPADVVSLFNDNSTWAPGYQAAGAQVHRLAGYRLAPRAVPNVSNYQQIVRMSAQTDSTSDLIKWWNGYRLRDVARAGILADVSEAWNEAARQGWCDDAALRESFSYRGRQYGVPLYKSYYAVFYSKKVFDRLGVGVPATWQEFLHVVDAARARRITPIMSGGATTWESSIWFQQLVNGLDHRFYLDLTAGRASYTDEVCRQAMGLWSDLYRRGAFSPPDAAVSDAPGQFAQGRAAMCLYGTWNTGAFLDAGVKDADLGAFLLPPPGGAQSALVESGVLAVAAHAHKRDAAVSVARAWLNPAVQRAWTGFLRDTSADPSVVPDVGAVRQVAAQVRRERPTQAVRYWEASPPVLIEGNVLDLSAFMINPTAAQAKSTLASMQRRADKEWKMWTS; via the coding sequence ATGCAGTCGATCGACACTCCGCCTCCAGTGAGCCGGCGCGCGGCCCTGACTTCGGGGCTGGTCGGCGTCGCCGGACTGGCGCTCGGTGCCTGCGGCCAGGGCTCCCTGACCCGGCCCGCGCCGGCCGACGTGGTCTCGCTCTTCAACGACAACTCCACCTGGGCGCCGGGTTATCAGGCGGCGGGAGCGCAGGTGCACCGGCTCGCCGGTTACCGGCTGGCGCCCCGGGCCGTGCCCAATGTGAGCAACTACCAGCAGATCGTGCGCATGTCGGCGCAGACGGACTCCACGTCCGACCTGATCAAGTGGTGGAACGGGTACCGGCTGCGGGACGTCGCCCGTGCCGGAATCCTCGCCGACGTCTCCGAGGCCTGGAACGAGGCGGCACGGCAGGGCTGGTGCGATGACGCGGCGCTGCGCGAGTCCTTCAGCTACCGGGGCAGGCAGTACGGCGTTCCACTGTACAAGTCGTACTACGCCGTCTTCTACAGCAAGAAGGTGTTCGACCGGCTGGGAGTCGGTGTCCCGGCGACATGGCAGGAGTTCCTGCACGTGGTGGATGCCGCGCGGGCCCGGCGCATCACACCGATCATGTCGGGCGGTGCGACCACCTGGGAGTCGTCGATCTGGTTCCAGCAGCTGGTCAACGGGCTTGACCACCGGTTCTATCTGGATCTCACGGCGGGCCGGGCCTCGTACACCGACGAGGTGTGCCGCCAGGCGATGGGTCTGTGGAGCGATCTGTACCGGCGGGGTGCGTTCTCCCCGCCCGATGCGGCGGTCTCCGACGCACCGGGCCAGTTCGCGCAGGGGCGTGCGGCCATGTGCCTGTACGGCACGTGGAACACCGGCGCCTTCCTGGACGCCGGGGTGAAGGACGCCGACCTGGGTGCCTTCCTGCTCCCGCCGCCGGGCGGCGCTCAGTCGGCGCTGGTGGAGAGCGGTGTGCTCGCGGTGGCGGCGCACGCACACAAGCGGGACGCCGCGGTGTCCGTGGCGCGCGCCTGGCTGAACCCGGCCGTGCAGAGGGCGTGGACGGGCTTCCTCAGGGACACCTCCGCGGACCCTTCCGTGGTGCCGGATGTCGGAGCTGTGCGCCAGGTCGCCGCGCAGGTGAGACGCGAGCGGCCGACCCAGGCCGTCCGGTACTGGGAGGCGTCACCGCCGGTGCTGATCGAGGGCAACGTGCTGGACCTGAGCGCGTTCATGATCAACCCCACGGCCGCGCAGGCGAAGAGCACTCTGGCGAGCATGCAGCGTCGAGCCGACAAGGAGTGGAAGATGTGGACGTCGTAA
- a CDS encoding class I mannose-6-phosphate isomerase, protein MGGSPQAAVQAAQYDPAPCYPVRDGTVAVGWHDAARALPAGTRVLAVDGPAVLDWAAVAERLRAAFADTRGRVEVADVRSAARDWLTVRHLTESDALRDDPDFARLAGGSLGELMDPHALAELAAAPVGEDGLRVLVGPGAALGQADILWWADLPKRYAEAAVRQGRGRNVAAPESEPPTLRRLLYVDWPLLDRHRDDMAERIDRWFDVTDTVEPTSISGAALRETCRSLATRPFRTRPTFNTTPWGGHWGQETLGHNPDAENTALGYELIAPESGVLLGDDPARCVEVPFQLVVALSPADVLGPAVHELFGTSFPIRFDYLDTVGGGNLSVHCHPRTDDMRSVFGWPYTQHETYYLMHAGTGSKVFLGLHGGVDLDTFHHHADAADTHGTPFDIERYVQTFPADAGQLYLVPAGTPHGSGEGNVVLEVSATPYLYSLRFYDWLRHDSAGDQRPVHVNHAFRNLDPARSGGAVSRDLIQRPRLVHEGNGWREELLGALPAMFFEVRRTVVDPGHTAEQHTEGRFHVLTVVDGPGALITTAAGHRHFVHYAETLVVPASVAAYGVRNEGPEPVRLVKAQVV, encoded by the coding sequence ATGGGCGGGAGCCCGCAGGCGGCGGTGCAGGCAGCGCAGTACGACCCGGCACCCTGCTATCCGGTCCGCGACGGCACCGTCGCCGTCGGCTGGCACGACGCGGCACGAGCGCTGCCGGCGGGCACCCGCGTCCTCGCCGTCGACGGTCCCGCCGTACTGGACTGGGCGGCCGTCGCCGAGCGGCTGCGCGCGGCGTTCGCGGACACCCGGGGCCGGGTGGAGGTCGCGGACGTCCGATCCGCGGCGCGCGACTGGCTGACGGTGCGCCACCTCACGGAGTCGGACGCATTGCGGGACGACCCGGACTTCGCACGGCTCGCGGGCGGCTCGCTCGGTGAGTTGATGGACCCGCACGCGCTGGCGGAGCTGGCGGCCGCCCCTGTCGGCGAAGACGGGTTGCGCGTCCTCGTAGGGCCCGGCGCCGCGCTCGGGCAGGCCGACATCCTGTGGTGGGCCGACCTGCCGAAGCGGTACGCGGAAGCGGCCGTCCGGCAGGGCCGGGGACGCAACGTCGCCGCCCCGGAGAGCGAGCCCCCGACGCTGCGCCGGCTGCTCTACGTCGACTGGCCGCTGCTCGACAGGCACCGTGACGACATGGCGGAGCGCATCGACCGCTGGTTCGACGTTACCGATACCGTCGAACCGACGTCGATCAGCGGTGCGGCACTGCGCGAGACGTGCCGCTCGCTCGCCACCCGTCCCTTCCGCACCAGGCCCACCTTCAACACCACGCCGTGGGGCGGGCACTGGGGTCAGGAGACCCTCGGCCACAACCCGGACGCGGAGAACACCGCGCTCGGGTACGAGCTGATCGCACCCGAGAGCGGCGTCCTGCTCGGCGACGACCCGGCCCGGTGCGTGGAGGTACCCTTCCAGCTCGTCGTCGCCCTCTCACCGGCGGACGTGCTCGGGCCGGCGGTCCACGAACTCTTCGGGACGTCGTTCCCGATCCGCTTCGACTACCTCGACACGGTCGGCGGCGGGAACCTCTCCGTCCACTGCCACCCGCGGACCGACGACATGCGCAGCGTCTTCGGCTGGCCGTACACCCAGCACGAGACCTACTACCTGATGCACGCCGGCACCGGCAGCAAGGTCTTCCTCGGCCTGCACGGCGGCGTCGACCTCGACACCTTCCACCATCACGCGGACGCCGCCGACACGCACGGCACGCCATTCGACATCGAGCGGTACGTGCAGACCTTCCCCGCCGACGCCGGGCAGCTCTACCTCGTCCCGGCGGGCACGCCGCACGGCAGCGGCGAGGGCAACGTCGTCCTCGAAGTCAGCGCCACCCCGTACCTGTACTCGCTGCGGTTCTACGACTGGCTGCGGCACGACTCGGCAGGCGACCAGCGCCCCGTCCATGTGAACCACGCGTTCCGCAACCTCGACCCGGCACGGTCGGGCGGGGCCGTCTCCCGCGACCTGATACAGCGACCTCGCCTGGTGCACGAGGGCAACGGCTGGCGGGAGGAACTCCTCGGCGCCCTGCCCGCGATGTTCTTCGAGGTCCGCCGCACCGTCGTCGACCCGGGCCACACGGCCGAGCAGCACACCGAGGGACGCTTCCACGTCCTGACCGTCGTGGACGGACCCGGTGCGCTGATTACGACAGCGGCCGGGCACCGGCACTTCGTACACTATGCGGAGACTCTCGTCGTCCCCGCTTCCGTCGCCGCCTACGGCGTGCGGAACGAGGGACCGGAGCCGGTCCGACTGGTGAAGGCGCAGGTGGTATGA
- a CDS encoding LacI family DNA-binding transcriptional regulator codes for MSTNSDPEQALTMRDVAKRLGVSPMTVSRALRGQRGIGEDTRKRVLAEVAAIGYRPNKRARNLRSGGPNELIGLVVTNLANPFYSQLAVGVEQVCVGYGARVMLGSTGEDPQAEREVVADMVERGVDGLVVVPAGHDHSHLGGDLLNGTPVVLAASPPMGIEVDCVLVDDFGGTRQACRELIARGHRRIGFLGLPPSLWTGSERFRGYALALEEAGIAMDERYVSRHRGDSALAEKAARGMLALDEPPTALLTANNRNTVGALRALRDRPDGSKAITVAGFDDIELADMLDLPLTVVSYDPVEVGRVAASLLFERQTSTVSPQPRRVTISTTLVDHPTPR; via the coding sequence ATGAGCACGAATTCGGACCCCGAACAGGCTCTCACCATGCGGGACGTGGCCAAGCGGCTCGGCGTGAGCCCGATGACGGTGTCCCGCGCGCTGCGCGGCCAGCGCGGCATCGGCGAGGACACCAGGAAACGGGTGCTCGCGGAGGTGGCCGCCATCGGCTACCGCCCCAACAAGCGTGCCCGGAACCTGCGCTCCGGCGGTCCGAACGAGCTGATCGGACTGGTCGTCACCAACCTTGCGAACCCCTTCTACTCCCAGCTCGCCGTGGGCGTCGAGCAGGTCTGCGTGGGCTACGGGGCACGGGTCATGCTCGGCAGCACCGGCGAGGACCCTCAGGCGGAGCGCGAGGTCGTCGCGGACATGGTGGAGCGCGGTGTGGACGGCCTGGTCGTGGTCCCGGCCGGTCACGACCACAGCCACCTCGGCGGCGACCTGCTCAACGGCACGCCCGTGGTGCTCGCGGCCAGCCCGCCCATGGGCATCGAGGTCGACTGCGTGCTCGTCGACGACTTCGGCGGCACCCGGCAGGCCTGCCGGGAACTCATCGCCCGCGGCCACCGGCGCATCGGCTTCCTCGGCCTGCCACCGTCGCTGTGGACGGGCTCGGAGCGCTTCCGCGGCTACGCGCTGGCCCTGGAGGAGGCGGGCATCGCGATGGACGAGCGGTACGTCAGCCGGCACCGCGGCGACAGCGCACTCGCGGAGAAGGCGGCACGGGGGATGCTCGCCCTGGACGAACCGCCGACAGCTCTGCTGACCGCCAACAACCGGAACACGGTCGGCGCGCTGCGCGCCCTGCGGGACCGTCCGGACGGCAGCAAGGCGATCACCGTCGCGGGCTTCGACGACATCGAACTCGCCGACATGCTGGACCTGCCTCTGACCGTCGTGTCGTACGACCCCGTCGAGGTCGGCCGCGTCGCCGCCTCCCTGCTGTTCGAGCGCCAGACGAGCACGGTGTCGCCGCAACCGAGGAGGGTGACCATCAGCACCACCCTCGTCGACCACCCCACACCGCGGTAG
- a CDS encoding ROK family protein translates to MIPVLEIGGTHVTAALVDPRDGHVTARTRGPLDAHGGAEDILGTVRRCADGLPAPAGARWGVAVPGPFDYARGIALFAGVGKFEALYGVDVRTALLDGLRKRPGDVAFVNDAHAFLLGEWSTGAGRGHRRVVGITLGTGVGSAFLADGRIRESGPGVPPEGRLDLTELDGRPLEDSVSRRAILARYGDRDADVRDVAERARAGEGRARRVLDDAFTGLGTVLGPRLADFGASALVVGGSIAGSWDLVAPALRSGLAAGSGRGRWVPDDADPGAGPPPPGAPQSPEGAASPGPDRGARAAAGHTRVMKPADRPEDAALIGAACAASAEDRPRG, encoded by the coding sequence TTGATTCCCGTCCTGGAGATCGGCGGTACCCATGTCACCGCGGCTCTCGTCGACCCGCGCGACGGGCACGTCACCGCTCGGACGCGGGGGCCGCTCGACGCGCACGGCGGTGCCGAGGACATCCTCGGCACCGTACGGCGCTGCGCCGACGGGCTGCCGGCGCCTGCCGGCGCGCGGTGGGGCGTGGCGGTGCCGGGGCCGTTCGACTACGCGAGGGGGATCGCGCTCTTCGCGGGCGTCGGCAAGTTCGAGGCCCTGTACGGAGTCGACGTGCGGACGGCACTCCTCGACGGGCTGCGGAAGCGCCCCGGCGACGTCGCGTTCGTCAACGACGCCCACGCCTTCCTGCTGGGCGAGTGGTCCACGGGGGCTGGCCGCGGCCACCGCCGGGTCGTCGGCATCACGCTCGGCACGGGCGTGGGCTCGGCGTTCCTCGCCGACGGCCGCATCCGTGAGAGCGGTCCCGGCGTGCCGCCCGAGGGCCGCCTGGACCTGACCGAGCTCGACGGCCGGCCGCTGGAGGACTCCGTCTCGCGCCGGGCGATCCTGGCCCGTTACGGCGACCGGGACGCCGACGTACGCGACGTCGCCGAGCGCGCCAGGGCGGGGGAGGGGCGGGCCCGGCGGGTGCTGGACGATGCCTTCACCGGACTGGGGACCGTGCTGGGCCCACGCCTCGCCGACTTCGGTGCGAGCGCCCTCGTCGTCGGGGGCTCCATAGCCGGCTCCTGGGACCTCGTGGCCCCTGCGTTGCGCAGCGGGCTCGCGGCCGGGAGCGGGCGTGGGCGCTGGGTGCCGGACGACGCGGACCCGGGCGCGGGGCCGCCGCCTCCCGGGGCCCCGCAGAGCCCTGAGGGAGCCGCCTCCCCCGGACCGGATCGCGGCGCTCGGGCAGCCGCAGGGCACACCCGCGTCATGAAACCGGCCGACCGGCCCGAGGACGCCGCGCTGATCGGTGCGGCCTGCGCGGCGTCCGCGGAGGACCGACCGAGGGGATGA
- a CDS encoding SDR family NAD(P)-dependent oxidoreductase, which translates to MQIDLSGRTALVTGSTQGIGLAIATGLARAGARVVVNGRGEERVAEAVATVRAGSGSDDVAGAVGDLSTEQGADAVLEAAPAVDILVNNLGIFGSVPALEIDDAEWRRYFEVNVLSAIRLIRAYLPGMKERGWGRVLNIASDSAVVIPAEMIHYGMTKTSLLAVSRGFAKDAAGTGVTVNSVIAGPTHTGGVEGFVRELVGDELPWDEAQHEFMVTYRPQSLLQRLIEPEEIANMVVYLASPHASATTGGAVRVDGGYVDSILP; encoded by the coding sequence ATGCAGATCGATCTCTCCGGCCGCACCGCTCTGGTCACCGGCTCCACCCAGGGCATCGGCCTTGCCATCGCCACGGGCCTCGCCCGCGCGGGCGCCCGCGTCGTCGTCAACGGCCGCGGCGAGGAGCGCGTCGCGGAAGCCGTCGCCACCGTGCGTGCCGGCTCCGGCAGCGACGACGTCGCCGGCGCCGTGGGCGACCTGTCGACGGAGCAGGGCGCCGACGCCGTACTGGAGGCCGCGCCCGCGGTCGACATCCTCGTCAACAACCTCGGCATCTTCGGGTCGGTGCCCGCGCTGGAGATCGACGACGCCGAGTGGCGCCGCTACTTCGAGGTCAACGTCCTCTCCGCCATCCGGCTCATCCGCGCCTACCTGCCCGGCATGAAGGAACGGGGCTGGGGGCGCGTCCTCAACATCGCCAGCGACTCGGCCGTGGTCATCCCCGCGGAAATGATCCACTACGGCATGACGAAGACCTCGCTGCTCGCCGTCAGCCGCGGGTTCGCCAAGGACGCCGCCGGCACCGGCGTCACCGTCAACTCCGTCATCGCCGGACCGACCCACACCGGCGGCGTCGAGGGGTTCGTCCGCGAGCTCGTCGGCGACGAGCTGCCCTGGGACGAGGCGCAGCACGAGTTCATGGTCACGTACCGGCCCCAGTCCCTGCTGCAACGTCTCATCGAGCCCGAGGAGATCGCCAACATGGTCGTCTACCTCGCCTCGCCCCACGCCTCCGCCACCACGGGCGGCGCCGTGCGCGTCGACGGAGGCTATGTCGACTCGATCCTGCCCTGA
- a CDS encoding heme-binding protein yields the protein MSTTAVTPLTAADAEALVLAARQAADAAAVPVSVTVLDAGGHLLAFRRDERAVLISGETSTAKAYTALQLNAPTADLVDLVKPDGPFHTLPTALDKPLLFIAGGVPIHREGQLVGALGLGGGAPEQDHTFAQSALQAL from the coding sequence ATGAGCACCACCGCCGTGACCCCTCTCACCGCTGCCGACGCGGAGGCCCTCGTCCTTGCCGCTCGTCAGGCTGCCGACGCGGCGGCCGTCCCCGTCAGCGTCACCGTCCTCGACGCCGGTGGACACCTGCTGGCCTTCCGCCGCGACGAGCGTGCCGTCCTCATCTCCGGTGAGACCAGCACCGCCAAGGCCTACACCGCCCTGCAGCTGAACGCGCCGACGGCCGACCTCGTGGACCTGGTCAAGCCGGACGGCCCCTTCCACACCCTGCCCACCGCGCTGGACAAGCCCCTGCTGTTCATCGCCGGCGGGGTGCCGATCCACCGCGAGGGGCAGCTCGTGGGCGCCCTCGGCCTCGGCGGTGGCGCCCCCGAGCAGGACCACACCTTCGCCCAGAGCGCTCTCCAGGCTCTCTGA
- a CDS encoding MFS transporter, with amino-acid sequence MPLALLALAIGAFGIGTTEFVIMGLLPQVGADLGVSVPTAGFLVTGYALGVMIGAPIMTVLGTRISRKNMLMLLMGLFILGNLISAVAPVFAVMLIGRVVASLAHGAFFGIGSVVAAELVAPEKKAGAISMMFTGLTVANVVGVPLGTYVGQSAGWRVTFLIVAALGVVGLAGVAKLVPDVPKPAGVHLRDEVTAFKNVQVVLAMAMTVLGFGGVFAAITYIAPMMTEVSGFADSSVTWLMVVFGLGMVAGNLTGGRFADRKLMPMLYTALGGLALVLLLFTFLASGKAAAVAAVFLIGALGFATVPPLQKRVLDHAHGAPTLASAANIGAFNLGNALSAWLGGLVISAGLGYTAPNAVGAVLAGAALVLAVISHRIELRPGRTGRTSRTAAASAPTHLARPSERAVRS; translated from the coding sequence ATGCCGCTCGCACTGCTAGCCCTTGCCATCGGGGCCTTCGGAATCGGCACCACGGAATTCGTGATCATGGGGCTGCTGCCCCAGGTCGGCGCGGACCTCGGCGTGTCCGTGCCGACGGCGGGCTTCCTGGTCACCGGCTACGCGCTCGGCGTCATGATCGGCGCACCGATCATGACCGTCCTCGGCACCAGGATCTCCCGCAAGAACATGCTCATGCTGCTCATGGGCCTGTTCATCCTCGGCAACCTGATCTCCGCCGTGGCCCCGGTCTTCGCGGTCATGCTGATCGGCCGCGTGGTGGCCTCGCTCGCGCACGGCGCCTTCTTCGGCATCGGCTCCGTCGTCGCCGCCGAGCTGGTGGCGCCGGAGAAGAAGGCCGGCGCCATCTCCATGATGTTCACGGGCCTGACCGTCGCCAACGTCGTCGGTGTCCCCCTGGGCACGTACGTGGGCCAGAGCGCGGGGTGGCGCGTGACCTTCCTGATCGTCGCCGCCCTCGGCGTGGTCGGCCTGGCCGGCGTTGCCAAGCTCGTGCCCGACGTGCCCAAGCCGGCAGGCGTGCACCTGCGGGACGAGGTCACCGCCTTCAAGAACGTCCAGGTCGTCCTCGCGATGGCCATGACCGTCCTCGGCTTCGGAGGCGTGTTCGCCGCGATCACCTACATCGCGCCGATGATGACCGAGGTCAGCGGCTTCGCGGACTCCTCCGTGACCTGGCTGATGGTCGTCTTCGGGCTGGGCATGGTGGCGGGCAACCTCACCGGCGGCCGTTTCGCGGACCGCAAGCTCATGCCGATGCTCTACACCGCTCTGGGCGGCCTGGCGCTGGTCCTGCTGCTCTTCACGTTCCTGGCCTCCGGCAAGGCCGCGGCCGTCGCGGCCGTCTTCCTGATCGGCGCTCTCGGCTTCGCCACCGTCCCGCCGTTGCAGAAGCGCGTCCTGGACCACGCCCACGGCGCGCCGACGCTGGCCTCGGCGGCCAACATCGGCGCCTTCAACCTGGGCAACGCGCTGTCCGCCTGGCTCGGCGGCCTGGTGATCTCCGCCGGCCTCGGCTACACCGCGCCCAACGCCGTCGGGGCCGTCCTGGCCGGCGCCGCCCTGGTGCTGGCCGTCATCTCACACCGGATCGAGCTCCGGCCCGGCCGGACCGGCCGCACCAGCCGCACCGCCGCGGCTTCCGCTCCGACGCACCTCGCCCGGCCCTCGGAGCGAGCAGTCCGCTCCTGA
- a CDS encoding MarR family winged helix-turn-helix transcriptional regulator encodes MTATDPAMTALAHSWSALSLLHGRIESRVERALQAAHRLSAREYSLLDVLSRQHDGEGGHLQMRQVADAVVLSQSATTRLVTRLEDRGLLQRYLCPTDRRGIYTEVTDDGLRLLEEARPTHNTALREALDRAATEPALAPLVHAVEQVQGGGARRLDNGKV; translated from the coding sequence ATGACCGCCACCGACCCGGCGATGACCGCACTGGCGCACAGCTGGTCGGCCCTCTCTCTGCTGCACGGACGCATCGAGAGCAGAGTCGAGCGCGCGCTGCAGGCCGCGCACCGTCTGAGCGCACGCGAGTACTCGCTGCTGGACGTGCTGAGCCGCCAGCACGACGGCGAGGGCGGACACCTGCAGATGCGGCAGGTCGCCGACGCCGTCGTCCTCAGCCAGAGCGCCACCACACGGCTGGTGACCCGCCTGGAAGACCGCGGGCTGCTCCAGCGCTACCTGTGCCCCACCGACCGCCGCGGCATCTACACCGAGGTCACCGACGACGGCCTGCGCCTGCTGGAGGAGGCCCGCCCCACCCACAACACCGCCCTGCGAGAGGCCCTCGACCGGGCAGCGACCGAGCCCGCGCTCGCGCCCCTGGTCCATGCGGTCGAGCAGGTGCAGGGTGGTGGCGCGCGGAGACTCGACAACGGGAAGGTGTGA